One stretch of Arachis duranensis cultivar V14167 chromosome 1, aradu.V14167.gnm2.J7QH, whole genome shotgun sequence DNA includes these proteins:
- the LOC110278616 gene encoding vacuolar sorting protein 18-like, translating into MKPLESYGRVDELVYFASLKGHYEIAVHHYIQYKFPPNLIALDAYETVKSWMAMKIPAMMRYSSETHAKNETHEVIKYLEYCVHRLHNEDSGVHNLLLSLYAKQVEWFASCIYIYP; encoded by the exons ATGAAGCCTTTAGAAAG TTATGGAAGGGTTGACGAGTTGGTATACTTTGCTAGCTTAAAAGGTCATTATGAGATTGCAGTTCACCATTACATTCAG TACAAGTTTCCTCCAAACCTTATCGCCCTTGATGCATATGAAACTGTGAAGTCATGGATGGCTATGAAGATTCCTGCAATGATGCGTTATTCAAGTGAAACTCATGCAAA GAATGAGACACATGAGGTCATCAAATATCTTGAATATTGTGTTCATAGATTGCATAATGAAGATTCTGGAGTTCATAACCTACTGCTTTCCTTATATGCAAAGCAGGTTGAGTGGTTTGcttcttgtatatatatatacccttaa